In Athene noctua chromosome 8, bAthNoc1.hap1.1, whole genome shotgun sequence, a genomic segment contains:
- the SRPRB gene encoding signal recognition particle receptor subunit beta isoform X3 has translation MAGGLEPHLEALRRELRAPDPAVLSVLLALLAVAITLLIWRFVQGRRSSRQAVLLLGLCDAGKTLLFARLLTGKYRDTQTSITDSSAVYRVSNDKSANVTLIDLPGHESLRLQFLERFKAAARAIVFVVDSVAFQREVKDVAEFLYQVLIDSTVLKNAPALLIACNKQDVTMAKSAKLIQHQLEKELNTLRVTRSAAPTSLDGSATGSPAQLGKKGKDFDFSQLPMKVEFVECSARGSKGEEGDADFEGLEKWLAKIA, from the exons ATGGCGGGCGGGCTGGAGCCGCACCTGGAggcgctgcggcgggagctgcgggCGCCCGACCCCGCCGTGCTCTCCGTCCTCCTGGCGCTGCTCGCTGTCGCCATCACGCTCC TGATCTGGCGGTTcgtgcagggcaggaggagcagccGGCAGgcggtgctgctgctgggccTCTGCGACGCGGGGAAGACGCTGCTCTTCGCCAGG ctgttGACAGGCAAATACCGTGATACCCAGACTTCGATAACTGACAGCTCTGCAGTTTACAGAGTCAGCAATGACAAG AGTGCTAACGTGACCTTAATTGACCTTCCGGGCCATGAGAGTTTGCGGCTTCAGTTCTTGGAGAGGTTCAAGGCCGCAGCCAG AGCCATCGTGTTTGTGGTGGACAGTGTGGCCTTCCAGCGGGAGGTGAAGGATGTGGCAGAGTTCCTGTACCAGGTCTTGATCGATAGCACTGTGCTCAAAAACGCACCCGCGCTGCTGATCGCTTGCAATAAGCAAG ATGTCACAATGGCAAAATCAGCAAAACTTATTCAACATCAGCTGGAGAAAGAGCT CAACACCTTACGAGTGACCCGCTCTGCAGCCCCCACCAGTCTGGATGGCTCAGCCACCGGCAGCCCTGCCCAGCTGGGGAAGAAGGGCAAGGATTTTGACTTCTCCCAGCTACCCATGAAGGTGGAATTCGTGGAGTGCAGTGCTCGGGGCAgcaagggagaggagggagatgcGGATTTTGAGGGCCTCGAGAAGTGGCTCGCCAAGATTGCCTGA